Proteins encoded in a region of the Cupriavidus pauculus genome:
- a CDS encoding ribonucleoside-diphosphate reductase subunit alpha, producing MQTAQNELATGVSSAVGAAGTSQSTSAAAGTGYQDYKIIRRNGAVVAFEPSKISVAVTKAFLAVNGGTGAASARVRELVEQLTGSVVRALLRSRPNGGTFHIEDVQDHVELALMRSGEHEVARAYVLYREKRSQERAQANAQAVARVQEAGGVAVNVMDAGVVRPLDLVALHELIDTACSGLGEGVSAEPILKETLKNLYDGVPLTQVYDSAILAARTLIEKDPAYSQVTARILLHTIRKEILGAEVTQAEMAARYVEYFPKFIARGIEAELLDEKLATYDLARLGAALDASRDFQFNYLGLQTLYDRYFLHVDETRIEMPQAFFMRVAMGLALEEKDREARAIEFYQLLSSFDFMSSTPTLFNSGTRRSQLSSCYLTTVSDDLEGIYEALKENALLSKFAGGLGNDWTNVRALGSHIKGTNGKSQGVVPFLKVVNDTAVAVNQGGKRKGAVCAYLETWHLDIEEFLELRKNTGDDRRRTHDMNTANWIPDLFMKRVMEGGDWTLFSPATCPDLHDKVGKAFETAYLGYEAKAASGELKLFKKIPAVQLWRKMLGMLFETGHPWITFKDPCNIRSPQQHVGVVHSSNLCTEITLNTNDSEIAVCNLGSVNLVAHLKQQADGSYVLDHDKLQKTIRTAMRMLDNVIDINYYAVDKARNSNLRHRPVGMGIMGFQDCLHVQRVPYASDAAVKFADTSMEAVCYYAYQASTELAEERGRYSTYTGSLWDRGILPQDSLKLLAEERGGYLDVDLSSTMDWDSLRARIKQHGMRNSNCIAIAPTATISNIIGVSACIEPTFQNLYVKSNLSGEFTVVNDYLVRDLKARGLWDEVMVADLKYFDGSLARIDRIPQDLRDIYATAFEVEPTWLVEAASRRQKWIDQAQSLNIYMAGASGKKLDDTYKLAWVRGLKTTYYLRTVAATHVEKSTVTRGSLNAVSSGADNGGVSALDKAAASAPAMPEADGAVCTMRPGDPGFDECEACQ from the coding sequence ATGCAAACGGCCCAGAACGAACTCGCCACTGGCGTATCGAGCGCTGTCGGTGCAGCCGGCACGTCGCAGTCCACCTCCGCCGCTGCGGGAACGGGTTACCAGGACTACAAGATCATCCGCCGCAATGGCGCCGTCGTGGCGTTCGAGCCGAGCAAGATTTCCGTCGCCGTGACCAAGGCCTTCCTGGCCGTCAACGGCGGTACCGGTGCCGCTTCCGCGCGTGTGCGCGAGCTGGTGGAACAACTGACCGGTTCCGTGGTGCGCGCGCTGCTGCGCAGCCGTCCCAACGGCGGCACGTTCCATATCGAGGACGTGCAGGACCACGTGGAACTGGCGCTGATGCGTTCGGGCGAACATGAGGTGGCCCGTGCGTACGTGCTGTATCGCGAGAAGCGTTCGCAGGAACGTGCGCAAGCCAACGCGCAGGCCGTGGCCCGCGTGCAGGAAGCCGGCGGCGTGGCCGTCAACGTGATGGATGCCGGTGTCGTGCGTCCGCTGGACCTGGTCGCGCTGCACGAACTGATCGACACCGCCTGCAGCGGTCTGGGCGAAGGCGTGAGCGCCGAGCCGATCCTGAAGGAAACGCTCAAGAACCTGTACGACGGCGTGCCGCTGACTCAGGTCTACGACTCGGCCATCCTGGCCGCCCGTACGCTGATCGAGAAGGACCCGGCGTACAGCCAGGTGACCGCCCGCATCCTGCTGCACACGATCCGCAAGGAAATCCTCGGCGCCGAAGTGACGCAGGCCGAAATGGCCGCCCGCTACGTCGAGTACTTCCCGAAGTTCATCGCGCGCGGCATCGAAGCCGAACTGCTCGACGAGAAGCTCGCCACGTACGACCTGGCCCGCCTGGGCGCGGCGCTGGACGCCTCGCGCGACTTCCAGTTCAACTACCTCGGCCTGCAGACGCTGTACGACCGCTACTTCCTGCACGTGGACGAGACGCGCATCGAGATGCCGCAGGCCTTCTTCATGCGCGTGGCCATGGGCCTGGCGCTCGAAGAGAAGGACCGTGAAGCGCGCGCGATCGAGTTCTACCAGCTGCTGTCGTCGTTCGACTTCATGTCGTCCACGCCGACGCTGTTCAACTCGGGCACGCGCCGTTCGCAGCTGTCCTCGTGCTACCTGACCACGGTGTCGGACGACCTCGAGGGCATCTACGAAGCGCTGAAGGAAAATGCGCTGCTGTCGAAGTTCGCCGGCGGTCTGGGCAACGACTGGACCAACGTGCGCGCGCTGGGTTCGCACATCAAGGGCACCAACGGCAAGAGCCAGGGCGTGGTTCCGTTCCTGAAGGTGGTCAACGACACGGCCGTGGCCGTGAACCAGGGCGGCAAGCGCAAGGGCGCGGTGTGCGCGTACCTGGAGACGTGGCACCTGGACATCGAGGAATTCCTCGAGCTGCGCAAGAACACCGGTGACGACCGTCGCCGCACGCACGACATGAACACGGCCAACTGGATTCCGGACCTGTTCATGAAGCGCGTGATGGAGGGCGGCGATTGGACGCTGTTCTCGCCGGCCACCTGCCCGGACCTGCACGACAAGGTGGGCAAGGCCTTCGAGACCGCCTACCTCGGCTACGAAGCCAAGGCTGCCAGCGGCGAGCTCAAGCTGTTCAAGAAGATTCCGGCCGTGCAGCTGTGGCGCAAGATGCTGGGCATGCTGTTCGAGACCGGCCATCCGTGGATCACGTTCAAGGATCCGTGCAACATCCGCAGCCCGCAGCAGCACGTGGGTGTGGTGCATAGCTCGAACCTCTGCACGGAGATCACGCTCAACACGAACGACAGCGAAATCGCCGTCTGCAACCTGGGCTCGGTCAATCTGGTCGCGCACCTGAAGCAGCAGGCCGACGGTTCGTACGTGCTCGATCACGACAAGCTGCAGAAGACCATCCGCACCGCGATGCGCATGCTCGACAACGTGATCGACATCAACTACTACGCCGTGGACAAGGCGCGCAATTCCAACCTGCGCCATCGTCCGGTCGGCATGGGCATCATGGGCTTCCAGGACTGCCTGCACGTGCAGCGCGTGCCGTACGCGAGCGATGCCGCGGTGAAGTTCGCCGACACGTCGATGGAAGCGGTGTGCTACTACGCGTACCAGGCTTCGACCGAACTGGCCGAAGAGCGCGGCCGCTACAGCACGTACACGGGTTCGCTGTGGGATCGCGGCATCCTGCCGCAGGACTCGCTGAAGCTGCTGGCCGAAGAGCGTGGCGGTTACCTCGACGTGGACCTGTCCTCGACGATGGACTGGGATTCGCTGCGTGCCCGCATCAAGCAGCACGGCATGCGTAACTCGAACTGCATCGCGATCGCGCCGACGGCAACGATCTCGAACATCATCGGCGTGTCCGCCTGCATCGAGCCGACGTTCCAGAACCTGTACGTGAAGTCGAACCTGTCGGGCGAGTTCACGGTGGTCAACGATTACCTGGTTCGCGACCTGAAGGCCCGTGGCCTGTGGGACGAGGTGATGGTTGCCGACCTGAAGTACTTCGACGGTTCGCTGGCCCGTATCGATCGCATTCCGCAGGATCTGCGCGACATCTACGCCACCGCGTTCGAAGTGGAACCGACGTGGCTCGTGGAAGCCGCCAGCCGCCGCCAGAAGTGGATCGACCAGGCGCAGTCGCTGAACATCTACATGGCCGGCGCGTCGGGCAAGAAGCTGGACGACACCTACAAGCTGGCGTGGGTGCGCGGTCTGAAGACCACGTACTACCTGCGCACCGTGGCCGCGACGCACGTGGAAAAGTCCACCGTGACGCGCGGTTCGCTGAATGCGGTGTCGTCGGGCGCTGACAACGGCGGTGTTTCGGCACTCGACAAGGCAGCGGCCTCGGCGCCGGCGATGCCGGAAGCCGACGGCGCGGTCTGCACGATGCGCCCGGGCGACCCTGGCTTCGACGAGTGCGAGGCCTGCCAGTAA
- the ampD gene encoding 1,6-anhydro-N-acetylmuramyl-L-alanine amidase AmpD, translated as MADTVGPSAASNASNASGASDADFLPNADGWVPAARHVPSPNYDARPADVPTDLVVIHNISLPPGQFGTGDIEAFFQNRLEIARDPFYEQIRDVRVSAHFLIARDGELVQFVACTQRAWHAGQSAFCGRQRCNDFSIGIEIEGTDDVPFTAAQYRTAGALVRALRMAYPIAALAGHSDIAPGRKTDPGPHFDWERLAKLAQLPAGVLPYRA; from the coding sequence ATGGCTGATACCGTGGGCCCGTCGGCCGCCTCCAACGCCTCCAACGCCTCCGGCGCTTCGGATGCCGACTTCCTGCCGAATGCGGACGGATGGGTACCCGCCGCGCGGCACGTGCCTTCGCCGAACTACGACGCGCGGCCGGCGGATGTGCCGACCGACCTCGTGGTGATCCACAATATCAGCCTGCCGCCGGGACAGTTCGGCACCGGCGATATCGAGGCGTTCTTTCAGAACCGTCTCGAGATCGCGCGCGATCCGTTCTATGAACAGATTCGTGACGTTCGCGTGTCGGCACACTTCCTGATCGCGCGCGATGGTGAACTGGTGCAGTTTGTCGCCTGCACGCAACGGGCATGGCATGCGGGGCAGTCGGCATTCTGTGGCCGCCAGCGTTGCAACGATTTCTCCATCGGCATCGAGATCGAAGGCACCGACGACGTGCCGTTCACGGCGGCCCAGTATCGAACGGCCGGGGCGCTCGTGCGGGCGCTGCGGATGGCCTATCCGATCGCAGCGCTGGCCGGGCACAGCGACATCGCCCCGGGCCGCAAGACCGACCCCGGTCCGCACTTCGATTGGGAACGGCTGGCCAAACTGGCGCAACTGCCCGCCGGCGTGCTGCCATATCGTGCATAA
- a CDS encoding inner membrane protein YpjD, with product MVIVLYALTALLYCGLAFHGWSTRHPRLAAAGGVPLGQPGAASAALSPPGPLGTPPGGARSDSQPAWWHALMLAALASHGLLLHETIFPADRMVFGFAFALSAMLWLGIGIYWIESFFFSLAGLGLIVVPVAMIASLMPLAFPGAQILGYAARPLFKLHFIIANVAYGLFTLAAFHAFLMLLAERRLHGFQRSPSQERVQQGQWLGRWLDLLPPLLTLEKLLFRLIGAGFLLLTMTIASGFLFSEELFGRAFRIDHKTVFAIISWAMFGGILVGRHFRGWRGRTALRWVIASFGILLLAYVGSRFVLEVILHRLT from the coding sequence ATGGTCATTGTACTGTATGCCCTGACGGCACTTCTCTATTGCGGCCTGGCCTTTCACGGCTGGTCGACGCGTCATCCCCGGCTCGCGGCCGCGGGGGGCGTGCCGCTGGGCCAGCCCGGCGCGGCTTCGGCCGCCCTGTCTCCGCCCGGCCCGCTCGGGACGCCGCCCGGCGGCGCCCGCTCCGACAGCCAGCCGGCGTGGTGGCACGCGCTGATGCTGGCGGCGCTGGCCAGCCACGGCCTGCTGCTCCACGAGACGATTTTCCCGGCCGACCGCATGGTGTTCGGTTTCGCATTCGCCCTGTCGGCCATGCTCTGGCTCGGCATCGGCATCTACTGGATCGAGAGCTTTTTCTTCTCGCTGGCCGGCCTGGGGCTGATCGTCGTGCCGGTGGCGATGATCGCGAGCCTGATGCCGCTGGCGTTCCCGGGCGCGCAGATCCTCGGCTACGCGGCGCGGCCGCTGTTCAAGCTGCATTTCATCATCGCCAACGTGGCGTACGGGCTGTTCACGCTGGCGGCCTTCCATGCGTTCCTGATGCTGCTGGCCGAGCGCCGGCTCCATGGGTTCCAGCGCTCGCCCTCGCAGGAGCGCGTGCAGCAGGGGCAATGGCTCGGGCGGTGGCTGGACCTGCTGCCGCCGCTGCTGACGCTCGAGAAGCTGCTGTTCCGCCTGATCGGCGCGGGCTTCCTGCTGTTGACGATGACGATCGCGTCGGGCTTCCTGTTCTCCGAAGAGCTGTTCGGCCGGGCGTTCCGCATCGACCACAAGACCGTGTTCGCGATCATCTCGTGGGCGATGTTCGGCGGCATTCTTGTCGGCCGGCACTTCCGCGGCTGGCGCGGGCGCACCGCGCTGCGCTGGGTCATCGCGTCGTTCGGCATCCTGCTGCTCGCGTACGTGGGCAGCCGCTTCGTGCTCGAAGTCATCCTGCATCGCCTTACCTGA
- the ffh gene encoding signal recognition particle protein, with protein MLDNLTQRLARVVKTMRGEARLTEANTAEMLREVRLAMLEADVALPVVREFVARVKEKALGEEVVSSLTPGQALVGVVQRELTAVIGGEEAVTGGNKSGELNLNVQPPAIILMAGLQGAGKTTTVGKLSKWLKETKKKKVLTVSCDVYRPAAIAQLKTVSEQVGADFFPSQPDQKPVDIARAALDWARKHYHDVLIVDTAGRLGIDEAMMQEIAALHAELKPAETLFVVDAMLGQDAVNTAKAFNDTLPLTGVVLTKLDGDARGGAALSVRHVTGRPIKFVGVGEKLDGLEPFYPDRMAQRILGMGDILALVEEAQRGVDMDAAEKLAKKIKKTGGFDLEDFKAQIGQMKKMGGIGSLVDKLPAQFAQQAQGANMDQAEKQVRRMEGIINSMTPQERAKPELIKASRKRRIAAGAGVPVQEVNRLLNQFDQMQGMMKKLKGGGMMKMMRQMGAMKGGMKGLFNR; from the coding sequence ATGCTGGACAACCTCACTCAACGCCTGGCGCGGGTCGTCAAGACCATGCGCGGCGAGGCCCGACTGACCGAGGCCAATACCGCCGAGATGCTGCGCGAAGTGCGCCTTGCCATGCTCGAGGCTGACGTCGCCCTCCCGGTCGTCCGCGAATTCGTCGCCCGCGTCAAGGAAAAGGCGCTCGGCGAGGAAGTGGTCTCGAGCCTGACGCCGGGCCAGGCGCTGGTGGGCGTGGTCCAGCGCGAGCTGACCGCGGTCATCGGCGGCGAGGAAGCCGTCACGGGCGGCAACAAGTCCGGCGAACTGAACCTCAACGTCCAGCCGCCCGCGATCATCCTGATGGCGGGCCTGCAGGGCGCCGGCAAGACGACCACGGTCGGCAAGCTCTCCAAGTGGCTCAAGGAAACGAAGAAAAAGAAGGTGCTGACGGTGTCGTGCGACGTGTATCGCCCCGCCGCCATCGCCCAGCTGAAGACCGTTTCCGAGCAGGTCGGCGCGGACTTCTTCCCGTCGCAGCCCGACCAGAAGCCCGTGGACATCGCCCGCGCGGCGCTGGACTGGGCGCGCAAGCACTATCACGACGTGCTCATCGTCGATACGGCCGGCCGGCTCGGTATCGACGAGGCGATGATGCAGGAAATCGCCGCGCTGCACGCCGAACTGAAACCCGCCGAAACGCTGTTCGTCGTGGACGCGATGCTTGGCCAGGACGCGGTCAACACGGCCAAGGCGTTCAACGACACGCTGCCGCTGACCGGCGTCGTGCTGACCAAGCTCGACGGCGATGCGCGCGGCGGTGCCGCGCTGTCGGTGCGCCACGTGACGGGCCGCCCGATCAAGTTCGTCGGCGTCGGTGAAAAGCTCGACGGCCTCGAGCCGTTCTATCCGGACCGCATGGCGCAGCGGATCCTCGGCATGGGCGACATCCTCGCGCTGGTCGAGGAAGCCCAGCGCGGTGTCGATATGGACGCCGCCGAGAAGCTCGCCAAGAAGATCAAGAAGACCGGGGGCTTCGACCTCGAGGACTTCAAGGCGCAGATCGGCCAGATGAAGAAGATGGGCGGCATCGGCAGCCTCGTGGACAAGCTGCCCGCGCAGTTCGCGCAGCAGGCGCAGGGTGCCAACATGGATCAGGCCGAGAAGCAGGTGCGCCGCATGGAAGGCATCATCAACAGCATGACGCCGCAGGAACGCGCCAAGCCCGAACTGATCAAGGCCAGCCGCAAGCGCCGCATCGCGGCGGGTGCGGGCGTGCCCGTGCAGGAGGTCAACCGGTTGCTGAACCAGTTCGACCAGATGCAGGGCATGATGAAGAAGCTCAAGGGCGGCGGCATGATGAAGATGATGCGCCAGATGGGAGCGATGAAAGGCGGCATGAAGGGCCTGTTCAATCGCTGA
- a CDS encoding sigma-54-dependent transcriptional regulator, whose translation MPVRPPALDPILVIDDEADLRELLEISLRRMGHDVVMAGSLSEARQRLAERRYSLVLTDMRLGDGLGIEIVRQLSASPERVPVAVITAYGSADNAVDALKAGAFDYIAKPVSLDQLRTLILNALGRKQSDGGAGASSDSAESNELAERMMGLLPGLSPAMQEVRRSLSRLARSMAPVVISGESGSGKERAARAIHAVSARAAHPFVAVNCGAIPESLMESEFFGYVKGAFTGADAERGGFFQTAHGGTLLLDEVADLPLAMQVKLLRALQERRVRKIGANKEDVVDVRVMCASHKDLAAMVAAGSFRQDLYYRLNVLELRMPTLRERAEDVPVLARAILEHLAVRYGDAHPRRLSHAALARLTAYPFPGNVRELENLLERAYAFAEGDEIDVADLGPLEAGMERATMLQPPPMPPVVSNTYPVWGTMPGWSPAPAAAVSSVMPSMAPVPGFPEPEAEPVLVAADPLAQALGDISFPIDLPARLEAIERELILRALRQTGFNRTAAAPLLGLNFRQLRYRIQQLEIRDEREGRDAGAEVSPEILPEGEGSDG comes from the coding sequence ATGCCCGTCCGACCTCCCGCCCTCGACCCGATTCTCGTCATCGACGACGAGGCCGACCTGCGCGAGCTGCTCGAGATATCGCTGCGCCGGATGGGGCATGACGTAGTAATGGCTGGCTCTCTCTCGGAGGCGCGCCAGAGGCTGGCCGAGCGCCGCTACAGCCTGGTGCTGACCGATATGCGGCTGGGCGACGGGCTCGGCATCGAGATCGTGCGCCAGCTGTCCGCCTCGCCCGAGCGCGTGCCCGTGGCGGTGATCACGGCCTATGGCAGCGCCGACAATGCGGTGGACGCGCTCAAGGCGGGCGCGTTCGACTACATCGCCAAGCCCGTTTCGCTCGACCAGCTCCGGACGCTGATCCTGAACGCGCTGGGCCGCAAGCAGAGCGACGGCGGCGCGGGCGCATCGTCGGACAGCGCCGAGTCGAACGAACTCGCGGAACGCATGATGGGCCTGTTGCCCGGCCTGTCGCCCGCCATGCAGGAGGTGCGCCGGTCGCTGTCGCGGCTCGCGCGCAGCATGGCGCCCGTGGTCATCAGCGGGGAGTCCGGCAGCGGCAAGGAACGCGCGGCCCGTGCGATCCACGCGGTGAGCGCGCGCGCCGCGCATCCGTTCGTCGCGGTCAACTGCGGCGCGATTCCCGAATCGCTGATGGAGTCGGAATTCTTCGGCTACGTGAAGGGGGCCTTCACGGGCGCGGATGCCGAGCGCGGCGGCTTCTTCCAGACGGCCCACGGCGGCACGCTGCTGCTGGACGAGGTGGCCGACCTGCCGCTGGCGATGCAGGTCAAGCTGCTGCGCGCGCTGCAGGAGCGGCGCGTGCGCAAGATCGGCGCGAACAAGGAGGATGTGGTGGACGTGCGCGTCATGTGCGCGAGCCACAAGGACCTCGCGGCGATGGTCGCCGCGGGTTCGTTCCGGCAGGACTTGTATTACCGGCTGAACGTGCTGGAGCTGCGCATGCCGACGCTGCGCGAGCGCGCCGAGGACGTGCCCGTGCTGGCGCGCGCCATTCTCGAACACCTGGCCGTGCGGTATGGGGACGCGCATCCGCGGCGCCTCTCGCACGCGGCGCTGGCGCGGCTGACCGCGTATCCGTTCCCGGGCAACGTGCGCGAGCTGGAAAACCTGCTCGAGCGCGCCTATGCGTTTGCCGAGGGCGACGAGATCGACGTGGCGGACCTCGGCCCGCTGGAGGCGGGCATGGAGCGCGCGACGATGCTGCAGCCGCCGCCGATGCCGCCCGTGGTCTCGAACACCTACCCCGTGTGGGGCACGATGCCGGGCTGGTCGCCCGCACCCGCGGCGGCGGTATCGTCGGTCATGCCGTCCATGGCGCCGGTGCCCGGTTTCCCCGAGCCCGAGGCCGAGCCGGTGCTGGTCGCCGCGGATCCGCTGGCCCAGGCGCTCGGCGACATCAGTTTCCCGATCGACCTGCCCGCGCGGCTCGAGGCCATCGAGCGCGAGCTGATCCTGCGCGCGCTGCGGCAGACCGGATTCAACCGCACCGCGGCGGCGCCGCTGCTGGGTCTGAACTTCCGCCAGCTGCGCTATCGCATCCAGCAGCTCGAGATCCGCGACGAGCGCGAGGGACGCGACGCCGGCGCCGAGGTGTCGCCGGAGATCCTGCCCGAGGGCGAGGGCAGCGATGGCTGA
- a CDS encoding PP0621 family protein: protein MARILILLAIVLGILWWLRDRAGTRRAGPEAPPKTKARTARAGDGANDGPDGGMEPMVQCAQCGVHLPRGEAIGWQGLHYCRRSHLPDHTEPGGPRS, encoded by the coding sequence ATGGCAAGAATCCTGATCCTGCTGGCCATCGTGCTCGGCATCCTGTGGTGGCTGCGCGATCGCGCCGGGACGCGGCGGGCGGGCCCCGAGGCCCCGCCGAAGACAAAGGCCCGGACCGCGCGCGCGGGCGATGGCGCCAATGACGGTCCCGACGGCGGCATGGAGCCGATGGTCCAGTGCGCGCAATGCGGGGTGCACCTGCCGCGCGGCGAAGCGATCGGCTGGCAGGGGCTCCACTACTGCCGGCGCAGCCATCTGCCCGATCACACCGAACCGGGCGGCCCCCGCTCATGA
- a CDS encoding ATP-binding protein — protein sequence MSTHPTGAPPRAGKTASRSSKGASGASGASGASKGGYKSGPKASPNLLDKGAKGSRFTGGSVLRQLWRQPEPPEFHWRLLRYFCWTRLAVALLLLGYAWLPLDRSARVLAASDGNMRVVHAMPAIVPYLAIGVLLAGAAFWRRRFQLRVRIEVLLDLLMLAAIFLVLTKGSHGEGVAMIFLLPALEAGALTSLPFALFTAAMSALVVMSEPFVHTLLSRQADADLLGSGLFSLVFMIAAFVMHMLANRQIAQEQLALAREHELRMQQLVNRLLVNDMQDGVMLVRANGAVVAANPAAIVLLGVQPHERIREGQIRAGEREGALFDLRRIPRLQPLMEMLRDWLRTKDDVPRILQLLPLASQPSAGGPMLHTRLRLRFVLPGLAGVRSTLSHAYTVPTSLDTEGWNDMSPETAARMRLAIAQNEAMAWSAEDEALLRSEMRDTLLVHIESWERIAEQVQQEKLAAMGRLVASVAHQIRNPLAAISQANELLADSVRADFVRADSVRADAGGADMGGGTAGGDVDARLLRIISDNVRRLDQVVSDVLQLSRRPRTGHSSVKLAQALPEIVDRWRLEMRSRSGTRADVNANAIRMTVDLAQPLIFDASQLQQVLGNLLDNAWRYCSRLPGSIRLLAHALDQHHAELIVWNDGAEVSREHQRSLFEPFFTSNAQGTGLGLFMARELCGANDAQVRYGTIALETLLDRTGMLAPGARDTLPAKAFVLTMRIDTPDAVAGN from the coding sequence ATGAGCACGCACCCGACGGGCGCACCGCCGCGCGCGGGCAAGACGGCCTCCCGCTCGTCGAAGGGCGCCTCGGGCGCATCGGGTGCATCGGGAGCATCGAAGGGCGGCTACAAGTCCGGGCCGAAGGCGTCTCCCAATCTGCTGGACAAAGGGGCCAAGGGCTCGCGCTTCACGGGCGGCAGCGTGCTCCGGCAGTTGTGGCGGCAGCCCGAACCGCCGGAATTCCACTGGCGTCTGCTGCGCTATTTCTGCTGGACGCGGCTTGCCGTGGCGCTGCTGCTGCTCGGCTACGCGTGGCTGCCGCTCGATCGCAGCGCGCGCGTGCTGGCGGCCAGCGATGGCAATATGCGCGTGGTCCACGCCATGCCGGCGATCGTGCCCTATCTCGCTATCGGCGTTCTGCTGGCCGGCGCGGCATTCTGGCGCCGGCGGTTCCAGCTGCGCGTGCGGATCGAGGTGCTGCTCGACCTGCTGATGCTGGCCGCGATCTTCCTCGTGCTGACCAAGGGCAGCCACGGCGAAGGCGTCGCGATGATCTTCCTGTTGCCGGCGCTCGAGGCCGGCGCGCTCACGAGCCTGCCGTTCGCGCTGTTCACGGCGGCGATGTCGGCGCTGGTCGTGATGAGCGAGCCGTTCGTGCATACGCTGCTGTCGCGGCAGGCCGATGCGGACCTGCTGGGCTCGGGGCTGTTCAGCCTCGTGTTCATGATCGCCGCGTTTGTCATGCATATGCTGGCCAACCGGCAGATCGCGCAGGAACAGCTGGCGCTCGCGCGCGAGCACGAACTGCGCATGCAGCAGCTCGTCAACCGGCTGCTCGTCAACGACATGCAGGACGGCGTGATGCTGGTGCGCGCCAACGGCGCCGTGGTGGCGGCGAATCCCGCGGCCATCGTGCTGCTGGGCGTGCAGCCGCACGAGCGCATCCGCGAAGGCCAGATCCGCGCGGGCGAGCGCGAGGGCGCGCTGTTCGACCTGCGGCGCATTCCGCGGCTGCAGCCGCTGATGGAGATGCTGCGCGACTGGCTGCGCACGAAGGACGACGTGCCGCGCATCCTGCAGCTGCTGCCGCTGGCGTCGCAGCCGTCGGCGGGCGGGCCCATGCTGCATACGCGTCTGCGCCTGCGCTTCGTGCTGCCGGGCCTGGCGGGCGTGCGTTCGACGCTCTCTCATGCGTACACGGTGCCGACGTCGCTCGATACCGAGGGGTGGAACGACATGTCGCCGGAGACGGCGGCGCGCATGCGGCTGGCGATCGCGCAGAACGAGGCCATGGCGTGGAGCGCCGAGGACGAGGCGCTGCTGCGCAGCGAGATGCGCGACACGCTGCTCGTGCATATCGAAAGCTGGGAGCGGATTGCCGAACAGGTACAGCAGGAGAAGCTCGCCGCGATGGGGCGGCTGGTCGCCAGCGTCGCGCACCAGATTCGCAATCCGCTGGCGGCGATCAGCCAGGCGAACGAACTGCTCGCGGATTCCGTGCGTGCGGATTTCGTGCGTGCCGATTCCGTGCGCGCGGACGCGGGGGGTGCGGATATGGGGGGCGGCACGGCGGGCGGCGACGTCGATGCGCGGCTGCTGCGGATCATCAGCGACAACGTGCGGCGGCTCGACCAGGTGGTGTCCGACGTGCTGCAGCTGTCGCGGCGGCCGCGCACCGGGCACAGTTCGGTGAAGCTCGCGCAGGCGCTGCCGGAAATCGTCGATCGCTGGCGGCTCGAGATGCGGTCGCGCTCGGGTACGCGCGCGGACGTCAACGCCAATGCCATCCGCATGACCGTGGATCTGGCGCAGCCGCTGATCTTCGACGCGTCGCAGCTGCAGCAGGTGCTCGGCAACCTGCTCGACAACGCGTGGCGCTACTGCAGCCGGCTGCCCGGCTCCATCCGCCTGCTCGCGCATGCGTTGGATCAGCACCACGCCGAACTGATCGTCTGGAACGACGGGGCCGAGGTATCGCGCGAGCACCAGCGCAGCCTGTTCGAGCCGTTTTTCACCAGCAACGCGCAGGGGACGGGGCTCGGGCTGTTCATGGCGCGCGAACTCTGCGGCGCCAACGATGCGCAGGTGCGCTACGGCACGATCGCCCTCGAAACGTTGCTGGATCGCACAGGGATGCTCGCGCCGGGCGCACGCGATACACTCCCGGCCAAAGCCTTCGTGCTGACGATGCGCATCGACACCCCTGACGCGGTTGCCGGAAACTGA